The following is a genomic window from Sebaldella sp. S0638.
GAGTCATTGGTGAATCTATTATTGAAAAAGCTGCTGTAATTCCGCAGTCATATATATTACCTATCTCATCATCAACACTTCCGCCTATTGCTATAACAGGAATTCCATATTTTTTAGCCAGCTTTGCCACTCCTGACGGTGTTTTTCCCATTGCTGACTGAAAATCTATTCTTCCTTCTCCTGTAATAACATAATCTGAACCGTTTATCTTATTTTCCAATTCTATTTTTTCAGTAATGATATCTATTCCTGGTTTCAATTCTGAATTAAAAAAGGCCGTAAATGCACCTCCAAGTCCCCCTGCTGCTCCTGAACCGGAAATATTTGAAATATCAGTTTTTCTTATTTTTTCTATCACATTTGAAAAATTTCTCATGCCGTCATCAAGTACTTTTATTATATCACTGGTAGCACCTTTTTGCTTTCCGTATACATGTGCAGCACCGTTAGTCCCGTAAAAAGGATTATCTACATCGCATGCAATCAGAAATTTTGCTTCCGATAATTCTTTCATGACTTTATCATCTTTAAAACTTCTTATATTAATGAGATTTTCTCCATTTGCTTCCAATTCATTCCCGTTTTCATCAAGAAATATATATCCAAGAGCTGAGAGCATCCCTGTACCTGCATCATTAGTCGCACTTCCCCCGATTCCTATAATAAACTCTCTACATCCTTTTTCAAGAGCATCTTTTATCAGCTCACCTGTTCCGAATGTTGTAGCTTTTAGAGGATTACGTTCGTCCACGCTGAGAAGCGGAAGTCCGCTTGCTGCTGCCATTTCTATTACTGCTGTTTTCCCGTCTCCGGAAATGCCGTAAAATGAATCTATGTCACGCATCAAAGGATCCTTCACTTTAATATTAATCATTTTTCCATCCAGATTATCTATTAGTGCTTTTACTGTTCCTTCCCCACCGTCTGCAAGAGGAATTTTTATGAATTCGACATCTTTATATACCTTTTTTACACCTTTTTCAAATGCTGCTGCTACTTCCAATGATGTCATACTGCCTTTAAATGAATCTATTGCTGCTGTTACTTTCATTTTTTTATTCCTCCTAGTATTATATAGTCATAGCAAAATTCTTTACTAATTCAAGAATGTAAGCTATGCTGTTTTAGATACTGTGGATTAGTAGATTCCTCCTACCAGTTAATGGTTTAATCAAGGCTCTAGCCACAGTCTCTTTGTTTATTTGTTAATTAGTTAGATACCGCATGACGGTTTATTTAGAACAAGGAGAGTTCTCATGATTTACATAGGAATTGATGTCGCCAAAGACAAACATGATTGCTTTATTACCAACTCAGATGGTGAAATATTTTGTAGAGTATTTTCTATCCATAATAACCGGCAAGGGTTTGATTCCCTTTATCAAAAAATAGAATCCATATGCGAAGACTTAAGCAAAGTAAGAGTTGGGTTAGAAGCTACCGGACACTACAGCTACAATCTTTTAGGGTATCTTCTTGATAAAGGTCTTACTACCTTTGTCATTAATCCTTTACATACAAGTCTATATAGAAAAAGTCTTAGTCTCAGAAAGATGAAAACAGATAAAGTTGATGCCCATACAATTGCTACTATGTTAATGTCCGATGTTAACTTAAAGTCTTATTCAGATACTTCTCACCATAATGAAGAATTGAAGTCACTAACCCGTTATCGTTTTGATAAAGTTAAACAAAGGGCTAAACTTAAAGGTTCCATTTCTAGACTGGTTACAATCCTTTTTCCTGAATTGGAAAAATTGGTTTCTTCTCTTCATTTAGGTACAATTTATGATCTGTTTTATGAATTTCCAAGTGCACAGGCAATCGCTCATGCTCATTTGACAAAACTTACAAATCTACTCAGTAAATCTTCTAAAGGTAAGTTTAACAAAGATACAGCCTTTATTCTTAAAGAAGCCGCAAAGACCTCTATTGGTTCAAATATGCCTGCTAAATCCCTTGAGCTAAGGCATACTATTAAACTGATTCATGAGCTCACCTCTGAAATTGAGGAAATCGAATTAGCTATTAAATCCATCATGGATGAAATCAATTCACCTATTTTATCTATCCCAGGTATTAGTTATCGTATGGGAGCCATGATTCTTGCTGAAATTGGTGACTTCACTAGATTTAATTCTCCAGATAAAATTCTTGCTTATTCCGGATTATCTCCATCGACTTATCAATCAGGACAGCTGGAATCTTCATATTCTCGTATGGAAAAACGTGGCTCAAGGTACCTTAGATATGCTTTATTCAATGCAACCAAATTTGTTTGTTATTGGGATCCGGTTTTTGCTGCTTATCTGGCTAAAAAACGCTCAGAGGGTAAACATTACAATGTTGCTGTTTCTCATGCAGCTAAAAAACTTATCAGAATAATTTTTCACCTTGAAAAAACTGGTCAACTTTACAATAAAGTAACTTAGATTTTTTGTTTTAAGTCTCTTTTTTGAGCATCTGCAGTGATGCTCTGTTTGTCATGCAATTTTTTTGTGCTCCCGTTACAGATAAAATTCTATTGCTTAATTCCATTTTTTTCTTGACTTTTAATAGTTAGTCTTGTGATATATTAAGGCTATTAAGGGCAACCTATAACCCGAAATATTTACTTTTTCTCTTTAATAGGGGATAATTGTATTATTAGATTGAGAGGTTTTTCGTCTCCTTCTTGAGATTTATTTTCGTTGATAAGACTGATTCCTCTTTCTTATTAAATACAATATTATTCAGTTATAGGATAAATTTTGTATTTTGTCAATTTAATTTTATATTTTCTTATTAGATTTTTTGGCAACGAAAGGGAAATAAAAAGTAAGCAGCGTTAC
Proteins encoded in this region:
- a CDS encoding glycerate kinase; translation: MKVTAAIDSFKGSMTSLEVAAAFEKGVKKVYKDVEFIKIPLADGGEGTVKALIDNLDGKMINIKVKDPLMRDIDSFYGISGDGKTAVIEMAAASGLPLLSVDERNPLKATTFGTGELIKDALEKGCREFIIGIGGSATNDAGTGMLSALGYIFLDENGNELEANGENLINIRSFKDDKVMKELSEAKFLIACDVDNPFYGTNGAAHVYGKQKGATSDIIKVLDDGMRNFSNVIEKIRKTDISNISGSGAAGGLGGAFTAFFNSELKPGIDIITEKIELENKINGSDYVITGEGRIDFQSAMGKTPSGVAKLAKKYGIPVIAIGGSVDDEIGNIYDCGITAAFSIIDSPMTLGEAMDTKNAQRLVEKTAEQIFRLIKQNF
- a CDS encoding IS110 family transposase gives rise to the protein MIYIGIDVAKDKHDCFITNSDGEIFCRVFSIHNNRQGFDSLYQKIESICEDLSKVRVGLEATGHYSYNLLGYLLDKGLTTFVINPLHTSLYRKSLSLRKMKTDKVDAHTIATMLMSDVNLKSYSDTSHHNEELKSLTRYRFDKVKQRAKLKGSISRLVTILFPELEKLVSSLHLGTIYDLFYEFPSAQAIAHAHLTKLTNLLSKSSKGKFNKDTAFILKEAAKTSIGSNMPAKSLELRHTIKLIHELTSEIEEIELAIKSIMDEINSPILSIPGISYRMGAMILAEIGDFTRFNSPDKILAYSGLSPSTYQSGQLESSYSRMEKRGSRYLRYALFNATKFVCYWDPVFAAYLAKKRSEGKHYNVAVSHAAKKLIRIIFHLEKTGQLYNKVT